A window of Tursiops truncatus isolate mTurTru1 chromosome 8, mTurTru1.mat.Y, whole genome shotgun sequence contains these coding sequences:
- the PHLDB1 gene encoding pleckstrin homology-like domain family B member 1 isoform X14, translating into MDTINRNQVGPGSKTPAMVQKGPLDLIETGKGLKVQTDKPHLVSLGSGRLSTAITLLPLEEGRTVIGSAARDISLQGPGLAPEHCYIENLRGTLTLYPCGNACTIDGLLVRQPTRLTQGCMLCLGQSTFLRFNHPAEAKWMKSMIPAGGRAPGPTYSPGPAESQSLVNGNHTPQPATQGPSACGSHSSLVSSIEKDLQEIMDSLVLEEPGAAGKKPAATSPLSPMANGGRYLLSPPTSPGAMSVGSSYENTSPAFSPLSSPASSGSCASHSPSGQEPAPSMPPLVPARSSSYHLALQPSQSRPSGARPSESPRLGRKGGHERPPSPGLRGLRTDSPAATVLAVACRATESPRAGGQLPLVAIGLSEYQASGARGQPTSIPGSPKFQPPVPAPRNKIGTLQDRPPSPFRELPGTERVLTTSPSRQLVGRTFSDGSATRTLQPPESPRLGRRGLDSMRELPPLSPSLSRRALSPMPARTTPDPKLTREVAESPRPRRWAAHGASPEDFSVTLGARGRRTRSPSPTLGESLAPRKGSFSGRLSPAYSLGSLTGASPHQSPRAQRKLSSGDLRVPVTRERKNSITEISDNEDDLLEYHRRQRQERLREQEMERLERQRLETILNLCAEYSRADGGPEAGELPSIGEAAAALALAGRRPSRGLVGGTGASARSNEEPGGATQRLWETVERSDEENLKEECSSTESTQQEHEDAPSAKLQGEVLALEEERAQVLGRVGQLKVRVKELEQQLQESAREAEMERALLQGEREAERALLQKEQKALDQLQEKLVTLETGIQKERDKEAEALETETKLFEDLEFQQLERESRVEEERELAGQGLLRSKAELLRSIAKRKERLAVLDSQAGQIRSQAVQESERLARDKNASLQLLQKEKEKLAMLERRYHSLTGGRAFPKTTSTLKEVYRSKMDGEATSPLPRTRSGPLPSSSGSSSSSSQLSVATLGRSPSPKSTLLAQNGTSSLPRNLAATLQDIETKRQLALQQKGQQVIEEQRRRLAELKQKAAAEAQCQWDALHGAAPFPAGPSGFPQLLHHSILHHLPVSRERGEEGEHAYDTLSLESSDSMETSISTGGNSACSPDTMSSASGLDVGKTEEMEKMLKEAHAEKSRLMESREREMELRRQALEEERRRREQVERRLQGESTRRHQLVEKEVKMREKQFSQARPLTRYLPIRKEDFDLKTHIESSGHGVDTCLHVVLSSKVCRGYLVKMGGKIKSWKKRWFVFDRLKRTLSYYVDKHETKLKGVIYFQAIEEVYYDHLRSAAKSPNPALTFCVKTHDRLYYMVAPSAEAMRIWMDVIVTGAEGYTQFMN; encoded by the exons ATGGACACGATCAATAGGAACCAAGTGGGCCCTGGAAGCAAGACCCCAGCTATGGTGCAG AAAGGACCCTTGGACCTGATCGAAACAGGCAAAGGGCTGAAAGTGCAAACGGACAAACCCCATCTGGTGAGCCTGGGCAGTGGGCGGCTCAGCACGGCCATCACTCTTCTGCCGCTGGAGGAAG GGAGGACAGTGATTGGCTCTGCAGCCAGGGACATCTCACTGCAGGGTCCAGGCCTGGCTCCAGAGCACTGCTACATCGAGAACCTGCGGGGCACCCTCACCCTCTACCCCTGCGGCAATGCCTGCACTATTGATGGGCTCCTGGTCCGGCAGCCCACCCGACTCACTCAGG GCTGCATGTTGTGCCTGGGTCAGTCCACCTTCCTCCGCTTTAACCACCCGGCTGAAGCCAAGTGGATGAAGAGCATGATTCCGGCAGGGGGCCGGGCCCCTGGACCCACCTACAGTCCTGGCCCGG CAGAATCACAAAGCTTGGTGAACGGGAACCACACCCCACAGCCTGCAACCCAGGGACCCTCAGCCTGTGGCAGCCACAGTTCCCTGGTGAGCTCTATTGAGAAGGACCTGCAGGAGATCATGGACTCACTGGTGCTCGAGGAGCCTGGAGCTGCTGGCAAGAAGCCTGCCGCCACTTCCCCACTGTCACCGATGGCCAATGGTGGCCGCTACCTGCTGTCCCCCCCGACCAGCCCTGGCGCCATGTCCGTGGGCTCCAGCTATGAGAACACCTCTCCAGCCTTCTCTCCGCTCTCCTCACCAGCCAGCAGTGGGAGCTGTGCCAGCCACTCCCCCAGTGGGCAGGAGCCAGCCCCTTCCATGCCCCCCCTGGTGCCTGCCCGGTCCTCTAGCTACCATTTGGCCCTGCAGCCCTCACAGTCCCGACCCAGTGGTGCTCGCCCCTCTGAGAGCCCCCGGCTGGGCAGGAAGGGGGGTCACGAGAGGCCGCCCAGCCCTGGCCTCCGAGGTCTGCGGACAGACAGCCCTGCAGCCACTGTCTTGGCAGTGGCCTGCAGAGCCACCGAGAGCCCCCGGGCGGGGGGGCAGTTGCCCCTGGTGGCGATTGGCCTGAGTGAATACCAGGCTTCCGGTGCCCGTGGCCAACCCACCAGCATTCCTGGCAGCCCCAAATTCCAGCCACCAGTCCCTGCTCCTCGAAACAAGATTGGCACGCTCCAGGACCGCCCTCCCAGCCCTTTCCGGGAGCTGCCGGGCACTGAGCGGGTGTTGACAACCAGCCCCTCACGCCAGCTGGTGGGCCGAACATTTTCCGATGGGTCCGCTACCCGCACGCTGCAACCTCCCGAGAGCCCCCGCCTAGGCCGGCGGGGCCTGGACAGTATGAGAGAACTGCCTCCCTTGAGTCCATCTCTGTCCCGAAGGGCTCTCTCCCCCATGCCCGCTCGGACCACCCCAGATCCCAAACTAACCAGGGAAGTGGCAGAGAGTCCCCGACCCCGGCGCTGGGCAGCCCATGGGGCTTCACCAGAGGACTTCTCTGTGACGCTGGGGGCGCGGGGCCGTAGGACACGGAGCCCCTCACCCACACTAGGGGAGTCCCTGGCACCCCGCAAGGGCAGCTTCAGTGGCAGGCTGAGCCCGGCTTATAGTCTGGGCTCGTTGACTGGGGCTTCACCCCACCAGAGCCCCCGTGCCCAGAGGAAGCTCTCCAGCGGGGACTTGCGGGTGCCTGTCACTCGGGAGCGGAAAAATAGCATCACAGAGATCAGTGACAACGAGGATGACCTCCTGGAGTACCACCGGCGGCAGCGCCAAGAGCGGCTTCGGGAGCAGGAGATGGAGAGGCTG GAACGACAGCGCCTGGAGACCATCCTGAATTTATGCGCCGAGTACAGCCGGGCCGACGGGGGACCTGAGGCCGGGGAGCTGCCCAGCATCGGGGAGGCCGCCGCAGCCTTGGCTCTGGCCGGCCGGAGGCCCTCACGAGGCCTTGTGGGGGGCACTGGGGCCTCTGCGCGGAGCAACGAGGAGCCTGGAGGTGCCACCCAACGCCTGTGGGAGACTGTGGAGCGCTCGGATGAGGAGAATCTCAAGGAGGAGTGCAGTAGCACGGAGAGCACCCAGCAGGAG cacgAAGATGCACCCAGTGCCAAGCTCCAGGGAGAGGTGCTGGCCCTGGAAGAGGAGCGGGCTCAGGTGCTGGGGCGAGTGGGGCAGCTGAAAGTCCGGGTGAAGGAGTTGGAGCAGCAGCTGCAGGAGTCGGCCCGAGAG GCTGAAATGGAGCGGGCACTGctgcagggggagagggaagcagagcgCGCGCTGCTGCAGAAGGAGCAGAAGGCGCTGGACCAGCTGCAGGAGAAGCTGGTGACCTTGGAGACGGGCATCCAAAAGGAGAGGGACAAG GAGGCAGAAGCCCTGGAGACTGAGACAAAGCTCTTTGAAGACTTGGAGTTCCAGCAGCTGGAGCGGGAGAGCCGCGTGGAGGAGGAGCGCGAGCTGGCTGGCCAAGGGCTGCTCCGGAGCAAGGCCGAGCTGCTCCGGAGCATCGCCAAGAGGAAG GAGCGCCTGGCGGTCCTGGACAGTCAGGCTGGGCAGATCCGGTCCCAGGCTGTGCAAGAGTCAGAACGCCTAGCCCGGGATAAGAATGCCTCCCTGCAGCTGCTGCAGAAG GAGAAGGAGAAACTGGCTATGTTGGAAAGAAGATACCACTCTCTCACAGGGGGCAGGGCTTTCCCGAAGACCACGTCGACCCTCAAAGAG GTTTACCGCTCCAAGATGGATGGTGAGGCCACTAGCCCCTTGCCCCGGACCCGCAGcggccccctcccctcttcctctggctcttcctcctcctcctcccagctcagcGTGGCTACCTTGGGCCGTAGCCCCTCCCCAAAG AGCACTCTACTCGCCCAGAATGGCACAAGCAGCCTTCCTCGCAACCTGGCAGCCACGCTGCAGGACATTGAGACCAAGCGCCAGCTGGCCCTCCAGCAGAAGG GGCAGCAGGTGATTGAGGAGCAGCGGCGGCGGTTGGCTGAGCTGAAGCAGAAGGCGGCGGCCGAGGCGCAGTGCCAGTGGGACGCCCTGCACGGGGCCGCGCCCTTCCCGGCCGGGCCCTCGGGCTTCCCGCAGCTCCTGCATCACTCCATCCTGCACCACCTGCCGGTGTCCAGGGAGCGAGGGGAGGAGGGCGAGCATGCCTACGACACGCTGAGCCTGGAGAGCTCAGACAGCATGGAGACCAGCATCTCTACGGGGGGCAACTCGGCCTGCTCCCCCGACACCATGTCCAG TGCCAGCGGCCTGGATGTGGGGAAGACGGAAGAAATGGAGAAGATGCTGAAAGAAGCCCATGCGGAGAAGAGCCGGCTCATGGAGTCGAGG GAGCGGGAGATGGAGCTGAGGCGGCAGGCCCTGGAGGAGGAGCGGAGGCGGCGGGAGCAGGTGGAACGGAGGCTGCAGGGCGAGAGCACCCGGAGGCATCAGCTCGTGGAGAAGGAGGTCAAGATGCGGGAGAAGCAGTTCTCGCAG GCACGACCCCTGACCCGCTACCTGCCGATCCGGAAGGAGGACTTTGACCTGAAGACCCACATTGAGTCCTCAGGCCACGGTGTGGATACCTGCCTGCATGTGGTGCTCAGCAGCAAG GTCTGCCGTGGCTACTTGGTCAAGATGGGTGGCAAGATTAAATCATGGAAGAAGCGCTGGTTTGTCTTCGATCGACTCAAGCGCACCCTTTCCTATTATGTGG ACAAGCATGAGACGAAGCTGAAAGGGGTCATCTATTTCCAGGCCATCGAGGAAGTGTACTATGACCACCTGCGCAGTGCAGCCAAG AGCCCAAACCCGGCCCTCACCTTCTGTGTGAAGACCCACGACCGGCTGTACTACATGGTGGCCCCGTCCGCAGAGGCCATGCGCATCTGGATGGATGTCATCGTCACCGGGGCGGAGGGCTACACCCAGTTCATGAACTGA
- the PHLDB1 gene encoding pleckstrin homology-like domain family B member 1 isoform X11: protein MRRPGRGLGWPPGPQELWSPRTMDTINRNQVGPGSKTPAMVQKGPLDLIETGKGLKVQTDKPHLVSLGSGRLSTAITLLPLEEGRTVIGSAARDISLQGPGLAPEHCYIENLRGTLTLYPCGNACTIDGLLVRQPTRLTQGCMLCLGQSTFLRFNHPAEAKWMKSMIPAGGRAPGPTYSPGPAESQSLVNGNHTPQPATQGPSACGSHSSLVSSIEKDLQEIMDSLVLEEPGAAGKKPAATSPLSPMANGGRYLLSPPTSPGAMSVGSSYENTSPAFSPLSSPASSGSCASHSPSGQEPAPSMPPLVPARSSSYHLALQPSQSRPSGARPSESPRLGRKGGHERPPSPGLRGLRTDSPAATVLAVACRATESPRAGGQLPLVAIGLSEYQASGARGQPTSIPGSPKFQPPVPAPRNKIGTLQDRPPSPFRELPGTERVLTTSPSRQLVGRTFSDGSATRTLQPPESPRLGRRGLDSMRELPPLSPSLSRRALSPMPARTTPDPKLTREVAESPRPRRWAAHGASPEDFSVTLGARGRRTRSPSPTLGESLAPRKGSFSGRLSPAYSLGSLTGASPHQSPRAQRKLSSGDLRVPVTRERKNSITEISDNEDDLLEYHRRQRQERLREQEMERLERQRLETILNLCAEYSRADGGPEAGELPSIGEAAAALALAGRRPSRGLVGGTGASARSNEEPGGATQRLWETVERSDEENLKEECSSTESTQQEHEDAPSAKLQGEVLALEEERAQVLGRVGQLKVRVKELEQQLQESAREAEMERALLQGEREAERALLQKEQKALDQLQEKLVTLETGIQKERDKERAELAAGRRHLEARQALYAELQTQLDNCPESVREQLQEQLRRVSFTSPRPLPAPEGRPPGREERWAGTAWALQYLPDDREAEALETETKLFEDLEFQQLERESRVEEERELAGQGLLRSKAELLRSIAKRKERLAVLDSQAGQIRSQAVQESERLARDKNASLQLLQKEKEKLAMLERRYHSLTGGRAFPKTTSTLKEYVTLEQLKAMWGTSPVPAAPAPGLPPWAPASQDLVPTTCLLPALPSSSSFASIPPSAQMEKLLLPAVDLEQWYQELMAGLGTGPAAASPRSSPPPLPAKASRQLQVYRSKMDGEATSPLPRTRSGPLPSSSGSSSSSSQLSVATLGRSPSPKSTLLAQNGTSSLPRNLAATLQDIETKRQLALQQKVESLPAEPLPTDDPAGQQVIEEQRRRLAELKQKAAAEAQCQWDALHGAAPFPAGPSGFPQLLHHSILHHLPVSRERGEEGEHAYDTLSLESSDSMETSISTGGNSACSPDTMSSASGLDVGKTEEMEKMLKEAHAEKSRLMESREREMELRRQALEEERRRREQVERRLQGESTRRHQLVEKEVKMREKQFSQARPLTRYLPIRKEDFDLKTHIESSGHGVDTCLHVVLSSKVCRGYLVKMGGKIKSWKKRWFVFDRLKRTLSYYVDKHETKLKGVIYFQAIEEVYYDHLRSAAKSPNPALTFCVKTHDRLYYMVAPSAEAMRIWMDVIVTGAEGYTQFMN from the exons GAGCTCTGGAGCCCCAGGACAATGGACACGATCAATAGGAACCAAGTGGGCCCTGGAAGCAAGACCCCAGCTATGGTGCAG AAAGGACCCTTGGACCTGATCGAAACAGGCAAAGGGCTGAAAGTGCAAACGGACAAACCCCATCTGGTGAGCCTGGGCAGTGGGCGGCTCAGCACGGCCATCACTCTTCTGCCGCTGGAGGAAG GGAGGACAGTGATTGGCTCTGCAGCCAGGGACATCTCACTGCAGGGTCCAGGCCTGGCTCCAGAGCACTGCTACATCGAGAACCTGCGGGGCACCCTCACCCTCTACCCCTGCGGCAATGCCTGCACTATTGATGGGCTCCTGGTCCGGCAGCCCACCCGACTCACTCAGG GCTGCATGTTGTGCCTGGGTCAGTCCACCTTCCTCCGCTTTAACCACCCGGCTGAAGCCAAGTGGATGAAGAGCATGATTCCGGCAGGGGGCCGGGCCCCTGGACCCACCTACAGTCCTGGCCCGG CAGAATCACAAAGCTTGGTGAACGGGAACCACACCCCACAGCCTGCAACCCAGGGACCCTCAGCCTGTGGCAGCCACAGTTCCCTGGTGAGCTCTATTGAGAAGGACCTGCAGGAGATCATGGACTCACTGGTGCTCGAGGAGCCTGGAGCTGCTGGCAAGAAGCCTGCCGCCACTTCCCCACTGTCACCGATGGCCAATGGTGGCCGCTACCTGCTGTCCCCCCCGACCAGCCCTGGCGCCATGTCCGTGGGCTCCAGCTATGAGAACACCTCTCCAGCCTTCTCTCCGCTCTCCTCACCAGCCAGCAGTGGGAGCTGTGCCAGCCACTCCCCCAGTGGGCAGGAGCCAGCCCCTTCCATGCCCCCCCTGGTGCCTGCCCGGTCCTCTAGCTACCATTTGGCCCTGCAGCCCTCACAGTCCCGACCCAGTGGTGCTCGCCCCTCTGAGAGCCCCCGGCTGGGCAGGAAGGGGGGTCACGAGAGGCCGCCCAGCCCTGGCCTCCGAGGTCTGCGGACAGACAGCCCTGCAGCCACTGTCTTGGCAGTGGCCTGCAGAGCCACCGAGAGCCCCCGGGCGGGGGGGCAGTTGCCCCTGGTGGCGATTGGCCTGAGTGAATACCAGGCTTCCGGTGCCCGTGGCCAACCCACCAGCATTCCTGGCAGCCCCAAATTCCAGCCACCAGTCCCTGCTCCTCGAAACAAGATTGGCACGCTCCAGGACCGCCCTCCCAGCCCTTTCCGGGAGCTGCCGGGCACTGAGCGGGTGTTGACAACCAGCCCCTCACGCCAGCTGGTGGGCCGAACATTTTCCGATGGGTCCGCTACCCGCACGCTGCAACCTCCCGAGAGCCCCCGCCTAGGCCGGCGGGGCCTGGACAGTATGAGAGAACTGCCTCCCTTGAGTCCATCTCTGTCCCGAAGGGCTCTCTCCCCCATGCCCGCTCGGACCACCCCAGATCCCAAACTAACCAGGGAAGTGGCAGAGAGTCCCCGACCCCGGCGCTGGGCAGCCCATGGGGCTTCACCAGAGGACTTCTCTGTGACGCTGGGGGCGCGGGGCCGTAGGACACGGAGCCCCTCACCCACACTAGGGGAGTCCCTGGCACCCCGCAAGGGCAGCTTCAGTGGCAGGCTGAGCCCGGCTTATAGTCTGGGCTCGTTGACTGGGGCTTCACCCCACCAGAGCCCCCGTGCCCAGAGGAAGCTCTCCAGCGGGGACTTGCGGGTGCCTGTCACTCGGGAGCGGAAAAATAGCATCACAGAGATCAGTGACAACGAGGATGACCTCCTGGAGTACCACCGGCGGCAGCGCCAAGAGCGGCTTCGGGAGCAGGAGATGGAGAGGCTG GAACGACAGCGCCTGGAGACCATCCTGAATTTATGCGCCGAGTACAGCCGGGCCGACGGGGGACCTGAGGCCGGGGAGCTGCCCAGCATCGGGGAGGCCGCCGCAGCCTTGGCTCTGGCCGGCCGGAGGCCCTCACGAGGCCTTGTGGGGGGCACTGGGGCCTCTGCGCGGAGCAACGAGGAGCCTGGAGGTGCCACCCAACGCCTGTGGGAGACTGTGGAGCGCTCGGATGAGGAGAATCTCAAGGAGGAGTGCAGTAGCACGGAGAGCACCCAGCAGGAG cacgAAGATGCACCCAGTGCCAAGCTCCAGGGAGAGGTGCTGGCCCTGGAAGAGGAGCGGGCTCAGGTGCTGGGGCGAGTGGGGCAGCTGAAAGTCCGGGTGAAGGAGTTGGAGCAGCAGCTGCAGGAGTCGGCCCGAGAG GCTGAAATGGAGCGGGCACTGctgcagggggagagggaagcagagcgCGCGCTGCTGCAGAAGGAGCAGAAGGCGCTGGACCAGCTGCAGGAGAAGCTGGTGACCTTGGAGACGGGCATCCAAAAGGAGAGGGACAAG GAGAGGGCGGAGCTGGCCGCGGGACGGAGGCACCTGGAGGCCCGCCAGGCGCTCTACGCCGAGCTCCAGACGCAGCTCGATAACTGCCCCGAGTCAGTGCGGGAACAGTTACAGGAGCAGCTGAGAAGGGTCAGTTTCaccagcccccgccccctccccgcccccgagGGCCGCCCGCCCGGAAGAGAGGAGCGGTGGGCCGGGACCGCCTGGGCCCTGCAGTACCTGCCGGACGACAGG GAGGCAGAAGCCCTGGAGACTGAGACAAAGCTCTTTGAAGACTTGGAGTTCCAGCAGCTGGAGCGGGAGAGCCGCGTGGAGGAGGAGCGCGAGCTGGCTGGCCAAGGGCTGCTCCGGAGCAAGGCCGAGCTGCTCCGGAGCATCGCCAAGAGGAAG GAGCGCCTGGCGGTCCTGGACAGTCAGGCTGGGCAGATCCGGTCCCAGGCTGTGCAAGAGTCAGAACGCCTAGCCCGGGATAAGAATGCCTCCCTGCAGCTGCTGCAGAAG GAGAAGGAGAAACTGGCTATGTTGGAAAGAAGATACCACTCTCTCACAGGGGGCAGGGCTTTCCCGAAGACCACGTCGACCCTCAAAGAG TACGTGACGCTTGAGCAGCTAAAGGCCATGTGGGGCACCTCGCCTGTGCCCGCAGCACCCGCGCCAGGCCTGCCTCCCTGGGCCCCTGCCTCCCAGGACCTGGTTCCCACCACCTGCCTTCTTCCCGCGctgccctcttcctcctccttcgcTTCTATCCCGCCTTCAGCCCAG ATGGAGAAGCTGCTGCTCCCTGCTGTAGACTTAGAGCAGTGGTACCAGGAGCTGATGGCCGGGCTGGGGACCGGCCCCGCTGCAGCCTCCCCTCGTTCCTCCCCCCCGCCTCTGCCCGCCAAAGCTTCCCGTCAGCTGCAG GTTTACCGCTCCAAGATGGATGGTGAGGCCACTAGCCCCTTGCCCCGGACCCGCAGcggccccctcccctcttcctctggctcttcctcctcctcctcccagctcagcGTGGCTACCTTGGGCCGTAGCCCCTCCCCAAAG AGCACTCTACTCGCCCAGAATGGCACAAGCAGCCTTCCTCGCAACCTGGCAGCCACGCTGCAGGACATTGAGACCAAGCGCCAGCTGGCCCTCCAGCAGAAGG TCGAGTCGCTTCCTGCCGAGCCCCTCCCAACTGACGACCCAGCAG GGCAGCAGGTGATTGAGGAGCAGCGGCGGCGGTTGGCTGAGCTGAAGCAGAAGGCGGCGGCCGAGGCGCAGTGCCAGTGGGACGCCCTGCACGGGGCCGCGCCCTTCCCGGCCGGGCCCTCGGGCTTCCCGCAGCTCCTGCATCACTCCATCCTGCACCACCTGCCGGTGTCCAGGGAGCGAGGGGAGGAGGGCGAGCATGCCTACGACACGCTGAGCCTGGAGAGCTCAGACAGCATGGAGACCAGCATCTCTACGGGGGGCAACTCGGCCTGCTCCCCCGACACCATGTCCAG TGCCAGCGGCCTGGATGTGGGGAAGACGGAAGAAATGGAGAAGATGCTGAAAGAAGCCCATGCGGAGAAGAGCCGGCTCATGGAGTCGAGG GAGCGGGAGATGGAGCTGAGGCGGCAGGCCCTGGAGGAGGAGCGGAGGCGGCGGGAGCAGGTGGAACGGAGGCTGCAGGGCGAGAGCACCCGGAGGCATCAGCTCGTGGAGAAGGAGGTCAAGATGCGGGAGAAGCAGTTCTCGCAG GCACGACCCCTGACCCGCTACCTGCCGATCCGGAAGGAGGACTTTGACCTGAAGACCCACATTGAGTCCTCAGGCCACGGTGTGGATACCTGCCTGCATGTGGTGCTCAGCAGCAAG GTCTGCCGTGGCTACTTGGTCAAGATGGGTGGCAAGATTAAATCATGGAAGAAGCGCTGGTTTGTCTTCGATCGACTCAAGCGCACCCTTTCCTATTATGTGG ACAAGCATGAGACGAAGCTGAAAGGGGTCATCTATTTCCAGGCCATCGAGGAAGTGTACTATGACCACCTGCGCAGTGCAGCCAAG AGCCCAAACCCGGCCCTCACCTTCTGTGTGAAGACCCACGACCGGCTGTACTACATGGTGGCCCCGTCCGCAGAGGCCATGCGCATCTGGATGGATGTCATCGTCACCGGGGCGGAGGGCTACACCCAGTTCATGAACTGA